tccctcttttgcccccagaacagcctcaatttttcggggcatggactctacaaggtgtcgaaagcgttccacagggatgctggcccatgttgactccaatgcttcccgcagttgtgtcaagttggctagatatCTTTCGgttgatggaccattcttgatacacacgggaaactgttgagtgtgaaaaacccagcagtgttgcagttattgacacaaacctgtgtgtctggcacctactaccataccctgttcaaaggcacttaaatcttttgtcttgcccattaaccctctgaatggcacacatacacaatccatgtctcaatgctttaaaatcctcctccccttcatctacactgattaaagtgggtttaacaagtgacaccaataagtgtgtcatggaaagagcaggtgttcttaaagtTGCGTACACTCagtttgtatatactgtaccagtcaaaagtttggacacacctactcattccaggttttttctttatttttactattttctaaattgtagaataatagtgaagacatcaaaactatgaaataacacatatggaatcatgtaataaccaaaaaagtgttaaacaaaaataaatatattatatatctaaatatattttaaatttgagattcttcaaaagtagccaccctttgccttgatgacagctttgcacactcttggcattctctcaaccagcttcatgaggtagtcaccggaatgcatttcaattaacaggtgtgccttgttaaaagttaatttgaggaatttctttgcttcttaatgcgtttgagccaatcagttgtgttgtgacaaggtagggttggtatagaaGATATCccgatttggtaaaagaccaagtccatattatggcaagaacaggtcaaataagcaaatgacagtccatcattactttaagacatgaaggtcagtcaatatggaacatttcaagaactttgaatgtttcttcaaatgcagttgcaaaaaccaagagctatgatgaaactggctctcatgaggaccgccacaggaaaggaagacccagagttacctctgctgcagaggataaattaatTAGAGTTACCATCCTCAGAAATCGCAATTAactacacctcagattgcagcccaaataaatacttcacagagttcaagtaacagacacatctcaacatcaactgttcagaggagactgcatgaatcaggcaattgtcgaattgatgcaaagaaactactactaaaggacaccaataggaagaagagacttgcttggaccaagaaacatgagcaatggacattagaccggtggaaatctgtcctttggtctgatgagtccaaatttgagatttttggttccaactgccgtgtctttgtgagaagcagagtaggtgaacggatgatctccgcatgtgtggttcccaccatgaagcatggaggaggaggtatgatggtgtgggggtgctttgctggtgacactgatttattttgaaatcaaggcacacttaaccagcatggctaccacagcattctgcagcgatacgccatcccatctggtttgcgcttagtgggaccatcatttgtttttcaacaggacaatgaccaaaaacacacctccaggctgtgtaagggctatttgaccaagaaggggagtgatggagtgctgcatcagatgacctggcctccacaatcacccgacctcaacacaattgagatggtttgggatgagtaagaccgcagagtgaaggaaaagcagccagcaagtgctcagcatatgtaggaactccttcaagactgttggaaaagcattccagatgactacctcgtgaagctggttgagagaatgccaagagtgtgcaaagctgtcatatttttatattttaaacacttttttggttactacatgattccatatgtgttatttcatagttttgatgtcttcaatattattctacaatgtagaaaatagtaaaataaagaaaaacccttcaatgagtaggtgtgtccaaactgactGTATATTCcaaatattttgatttaacaacCATCCTGATTCCTCTGAGAGTTGACTGCTTATCCCATTGTATTCCTTAAATCATATTTTATATTACACTAAATTGTGGAATGTTTTATATGATGAAACTTTAGATTTGAATGTGTGTACAAACAGTATGGGTGATGTTGGGTTTTCATTACATGGTGATCTATGAATtatgcattatttattttttatactatTTGTGTAGGCCTACTACTGTTATTTATCTGCTTACTTTATTTTCTGTTTTAACAGATGTAAGAcattaaagagagagaacatAAAGCTTGGATGTTTCCATGTTTTTGTAGTATTATACAGCTTACACGGTTATGGGCAAATAATATATCTTGAATTTCTTCACTCTAAATCGTATCTGCTCTCAAGATTTCTTGAGTGTAAAATCATCCATGATTTTATTCATAATATCAAATTTTATGAAAGATATTTAATGTTCTTtgctattccccccccccccccccccccacacacacacacacacacacattgaagatgaaacgcataatggttaaggtaaaggttatGGTCCCAAGGAGCTCACGTAGAACTAACCCGAAATTGAATACTGCATCACACATCCCGCGTGTCCCGCTTGCTCATTGGCTTATTTAGCACGGGGGTGGGTGCTTTGTGTCGAGAGAACGAACAACGTAGGCTCTGATTGGTAATGGTCCTTGTCAACGTCCCTCTTTACAATGGGAGCGCATTTTACGGCTTGTTCTCGTGAGAATTTAAATAATGAAACAGGAGACATTTTGGTTCTTGTAACAGGGACGCATCTTGAATTCAAAGGATGAACATATGAGCCACAATGGTAAATATGCGTAGAATAGATTCTGTATTGATGTTCTAGAGCCAGCGATGTCAACCGAGTAAATAAACGACGTATTCAAAGTTGCAAGTCAGTTCATCAACATAAATGACTATTTTCGTAGCTCCTAGTACTGGCTTGCGAACGAGGATCATTTTGAAGAGAGAAACGCCAAAATAAATATTCCACATGAGTCGGTGAAAATGGACGGGTGGAGTCCAATTGTTGCAACAGCTTCTGACGATGAACGTTCAAGCTCGGAGGGTGAATGCACCGTGGGGACTGAACCAAAAGAAGCGGAGGAGAAAGAGGGTGAACTAAAGATAAATGatgagaggatggatggaggtgCTGCTGAGGGATTTGGGATAACTGGCTTTGGAGAGGGCACCGTGAGATTGAGTCGTACGGGACAGACCGCTGAACAAGAACTTCGGTACCTCCACTTGTTATGGGAACCCAGTCGAGTTGGATCAGTGGCGGGTGTGGCGAGCAGCAAACCCGGGAAGGTGACAGGGTGTAGAGCGAGGCGACACGGGAGAGCTCGGCGACATGTGGGGCCCATTGGAAAAGATATTTATGGTACAGAAACTCCACACActcaaaattggagagaaaaaaattgtGTTGATGGAGAGAGCCGTGAATTACACACCCAATCATGAGGTGTGAATAGTGTAAAGCTGTATGAATGTTGCAATCATGAGGTGTGAATAGTATAAAGCTGTATGAATGTTGTGGAGGGACGGGATGTCATGCAAGGCATCTGCCTATGGCTCCTGAACTTTGACAAAAGTATCATCAGTATGCATTATACTAGCCTAATACATCAGACGGTGATAGGCATGTCAACACTCAAAGCACAGAGTTTAGCATTCTACCTGATGTTTACCTAACCTTTGGCTTGTTTGTTCATTCTCTCTAGCGGTGAAGAGGTTCCGAGAGGCTGCCAATGGCAACGACATTGATACAGGTAGGCACTGAAGAGAACTATCGGAACATCAACTATTGTGAGACTCAACAAGACCAAGTAATATATGGTATCCCTTTCAGGTGTTTAACGTTTCTGTCTCTTTTTTTATCCAGTGCGCAGGCTTCTTCTAGAAGACATAGACCCTTGTGCAGCAGATGACAAAGGAAGAACAGCCCTCCACTTCTCCTCCTGTAATGGCAACGAGAGCATCGGTAAGTCAAACTGAGAAGTGCAAGGGGCTCATGATTCATTACTCAACAGTAATGACATTGTTATGAACTAATAATAGTCACAGCAGCATTACTGTGAACAAAGTATTAACTTGTCCCCTTCCTTCCAGTGCAACTTCTTCTGAGCTACGGCGCTGACCCTAACCAGCGGGATGGCCTTGGGAACACCCCTCTCCATCTGGGTAAGAACAACACATGGCACTGAAAGTATAGCATTTGGTTCAGGGGTGTACAACATTGCTACTTTAGGTCCCAATGGCAGAAAAGTAAAAGATGAACAATTTATTTTGATTTAACCTTTCCATATCTGAATAATGTATATTTTCCACAATCTTTCCACTTCTGCCCCTGTCTCTGCAGCGGCCTGTACCAACCACGTGCCTGTAATTACCACATTGCTGAGAGGAGGTGAGAAGCCATACTGTATGAAGACACAtggacatacatactgtacacctgCTAATGATAACTTGTTAATGTTGTGTTTCTGTTCAGGAGCACGTGTGGATGCCCTAGACCGAGCAGGAAGGACCCCCCTGCACCTAGCACGCTCCAAACTCAACATCCTGCAGGAAGGAGACTCGAGGAGTATAGAAACTCTTAGAGGGGAGGTCACACAGGTAATAAGGGGTTATTACAACAGCACTATGTAAACATTAGTATACCAACATTTATTTGTGCAGTCTgaaattctctctctccatggctcTGTAGATCATTCAAATGCTGAGGGAGTACCTGAATGTGATGGGACAGAGTGAGGCCAGAGAGAGACTGGATCATATCTCAACACAGCTGCAGCACACACGCACCAAAGAACAGGTAAGAGACATTTGTGtttaactcactctctctcacacacacacctgattttTTTGGGCATTGAACCAAATGGTAACACAACCAATTGGTATCATTCTTATTACAAGAATGAATGAGTCTTCATTGGTGACAATTATGGCTTCTCTTCTGTTTCAGGTTGATGAGGTAACCGACTTGCTGGCCAGCTTCACGTCACTCAGTCTACAGAAGCAGAATTTGGGGGATAGGTAGAGGGGGATCTCTTTGTGGATACATTCTTTTGTTTATGGCGGGGTAATGGGAATACTACTGTGataaagtaaataaaaaaaatctttatgAACTCATTACCCTTGATTGTTGTGTTGGTCTTCCTCTCAACATCTTTGTGTACCTGCCTTTTTTTCTGTTGCCTTGCATGTGTTGTACattaatgtttactgtaaaaatTAATCATGGTCATTGTTGTAAATGGTTGTAACAATCTGAGTTAATGGATTAATAAAAATGTTTGGAAATATTTGTTGCCTCTGCTTTATAAGAAAAAGACGGTGTAACATCAATATGCATTGTCAGTTAATGCAGTTATCATTATCCATTCATATAATTAGTAAATGGAAAGTAATTGTTACATATTGGTTACAATATCTTGAAATTAATAGACGCAATGTATATTTCCAGCCAATTGACATTGTGCACTGCAATAACGTACACGATTTCATTGTTGTGATTCGCTACATCCCAGTCAAGTCCCTCCCCCTGCCGACACTCATCGTTGTAGACTGATATCAAAGATGGCGACTGGAACCGCGTAAATTGGTGAATCCGGAGAGGTAGTAAAATTACATATAATTTACATTTCTTCTCTCTTTGCGACAGTAAAATTCACATATTTTCACCTCAGCATGCTAAAACAGAATTTATGAACCAAATGCATGAAAATTTATTTATTTGTCCGTTTAGACTGACATAGGCCTAGCTGCACCAGAAGCCACGGACTGCTATTGCAGTACCTTCCGGATAACCCAGCACATAATCAGCAATACGAGTTAGAAGAGGTTGCAAATTTTGGGAGTTAGGGACTCTCAGCTAATGAAagggggtgtgtttgtgtattttttCGAAAGTAGGCGGGAATTTATCCTTCAATTGCCTAAACACACTTCAGTTTTGtaatgtatctattattactATAGGCTCAAGCATGCCATTTATCAGTGTATACGGTTATCCAAATACAGCAATTACAGCAATTGAATGTCCTCTCTCATCACCCATATGTGGTGGCGAGTTGTAACAAGGCAGTAATTGCTTTTTGAAGGGGCTTACTCAGTTTGATCAATTTGGTGTTAAAATACTTCTTTATTGTTGTCTGTCTCTTATTTTTGACATCCTTCCATTCACAGTGAAATGTAAATATCCTGTATTTTGCAGTAAAACTGCTCCAAGTCACAAGTTGCATGTCAGTGTTATATTGGCTGAGTCAGTGGTTGATGTTTCCTCCATATCCTTATGACTGTGTTCTAATATCTTGCTTTTGTTAGTGACACAGAAAGACGAGCAACCCTgttgaggagaaaagagagatcaTGGCTTTTGAGGAGATCAAGAAGAAAGGAGTAGTTGGTAATTTGTGCCAGTTCTTTCCTCTTGTGCCTCTTATGTTATTTTGAAGAAATCTGTCAATAATTTAGTTATTAaaagtcatcatcatcattccAATTGTCATGCAatgcctgatgttctcagtgtgcattacaactctctctttctcagaggtAGGGATGGAAGGGGAAGTGGGCCTTGTGGCTGGTCgcagtcagagagagaagaggagatcaTACAAGGACCTgcttagagaggaggaggagattgcTGCACAGGTCCGCAAGTCCTCCAAGAAACGGCCCAAGGTAACAGCAGAACACTGGTTTCAAAATGTAGTGCCATGTAGTTTCTGTTGGTTGTAAATTTAGTCAAATCCTGACTTTTTCATTTAGGACTCAGAACTTTTCTTATTGGGAGGGGACTCccacaagaagaagaaaaagcacAATGAAGACTACTATTACAGAGGTAAGGGAGGAAGGAATTCTGCTCTGTCAATAAAAAATATTGAATTATTTGCGTGAATTTTATGCTGAACCGATTCATTATGTTCTCACTCTCCCTTCACTATGTTCTTTACCAGACCAGCAAGGCTCAGGCCCACCTCCCCACAAGAAGAAGCGAAAGTCGTCAGACCACTCCCCTTCCCTGTCCTCCTCGTCTTCCTCCCATCCCACAGACACAGCCATGGGGCTCCTACAGGCCATCACCTCCCCTATGGCCACTGGCTCAGACCCAAGCCCACACCTGCACAAGAAGCCCTCCtacccctccttctcttcctcccactcCTCCAAAGACCGCAAACGTGATGGGAGCACCGGAGGAAGCAAAGGCAGCCACTCCTCTCATTCCCGCCCTatgtcctcatcctcctcttccaaaAAGCACTCCTCCTCCAAGTCATCGTCTCTGTTCCAtggtggtaccggtacccctaAAGGAGATCTCCTGAACATACGTGAGCCGGATGGGCTGAGGATGAAGCTCATGGTCTCGCCTAAGGAGAAGGCCGAAGGAGAGGGCTTTCCCTTCCCTCCccactcctcctcatcctcaaAAGGGGGGATAAAAAAGGAGAAGGACAGAGACCGGAAGCAGCTCTCTAAAGTCCCCAAGAAGATGCAGCAGAGCCGAGATCCACTGCCTGTTGTGGGGAAAGAAGTGGAGGTGGAGGGTAAGAGGGCATTTGGCTAGATTTATCGCTATGAGAGACATTATTAGAAACACATTTGTATGTGCCCTTAACCACTTTTCCTGTATTTGTGTTGATTCCTGCATGAACCCTATGTCCTCTCTCTTGTGTGTCAGGGCACTACGGTGGGGGTATGGGGGGAGACAGCTCCTCCTCGGGGGGCGAACTGGAGGCAGGAGAGCTGGTGATAGACGACTCGTACAAGCATCTGtcaaagaaaaagaagaagagcaAGAAAAGCAAGAagaaaagggagaaagagaaggacaggGAGAAAGACAAAGGCGGGAGAGAGAAGAAGCACAGCAAAGGATCAGGAGGTGATTAGAAACTTTTGGAACGCTGCTTCTAGTCTGCCTTAGTCCTATTGCAGAAAGATGTTTAACATTGGTTACTTCAACAGTTACTTTTATTATGCATTCTAATATGTGCTCCTTGTATGCTTTCTCCAGGGGACCCATCGAGAGGCCACACGCATACCCATGGCTCAGCCAATCACTCTGCAGCTGGTGGAATGTATGCCATGGGGGCCCCGATCCCTACTCCCATCCTTACTCACCATCATCAAAGTAATGAAGTAGCAATGatggagaagaagaaaaagaaggaggagagggaaagggaaaagCACGAGAAGGAGAAAGATAAGGTAAGAACCAAAACAGATTGGTAGTTTAGGCTTTTAGACAGTGTTTCCTGCAttttgtacagtatatatatgtacagtaaatatcaaatttgattggtcacatacacagatttagcagatgttattgcgggtgtagtgaaatgcttatatACTCTGCTCTTCTCCTTTCTCTCAGCCCAAGAAGAAGAACACAACAGCGTACCAGGTGTTCTGTAAAGAGTACAGGGTCAACATCAATGCAGAGCAGCCGGGACTAGGTGGGCAGAGTTATCCCTTTTTATAATTACATTGTAACTATTAA
The sequence above is a segment of the Salvelinus alpinus chromosome 1, SLU_Salpinus.1, whole genome shotgun sequence genome. Coding sequences within it:
- the LOC139576098 gene encoding ankyrin repeat domain-containing protein 54 isoform X2, whose translation is MSHNAVKRFREAANGNDIDTVRRLLLEDIDPCAADDKGRTALHFSSCNGNESIVQLLLSYGADPNQRDGLGNTPLHLAACTNHVPVITTLLRGGARVDALDRAGRTPLHLARSKLNILQEGDSRSIETLRGEVTQIIQMLREYLNVMGQSEARERLDHISTQLQHTRTKEQVDEVTDLLASFTSLSLQKQNLGDR
- the LOC139576098 gene encoding ankyrin repeat domain-containing protein 54 isoform X1, whose translation is MDGWSPIVATASDDERSSSEGECTVGTEPKEAEEKEGELKINDERMDGGAAEGFGITGFGEGTVRLSRTGQTAEQELRYLHLLWEPSRVGSVAGVASSKPGKVTGCRARRHGRARRHVGPIGKDIYAVKRFREAANGNDIDTVRRLLLEDIDPCAADDKGRTALHFSSCNGNESIVQLLLSYGADPNQRDGLGNTPLHLAACTNHVPVITTLLRGGARVDALDRAGRTPLHLARSKLNILQEGDSRSIETLRGEVTQIIQMLREYLNVMGQSEARERLDHISTQLQHTRTKEQVDEVTDLLASFTSLSLQKQNLGDR
- the LOC139576107 gene encoding HMG box-containing protein 4-like is translated as MAFEEIKKKGVVEVGMEGEVGLVAGRSQREKRRSYKDLLREEEEIAAQVRKSSKKRPKDSELFLLGGDSHKKKKKHNEDYYYRDQQGSGPPPHKKKRKSSDHSPSLSSSSSSHPTDTAMGLLQAITSPMATGSDPSPHLHKKPSYPSFSSSHSSKDRKRDGSTGGSKGSHSSHSRPMSSSSSSKKHSSSKSSSLFHGGTGTPKGDLLNIREPDGLRMKLMVSPKEKAEGEGFPFPPHSSSSSKGGIKKEKDRDRKQLSKVPKKMQQSRDPLPVVGKEVEVEGHYGGGMGGDSSSSGGELEAGELVIDDSYKHLSKKKKKSKKSKKKREKEKDREKDKGGREKKHSKGSGGDPSRGHTHTHGSANHSAAGGMYAMGAPIPTPILTHHHQSNEVAMMEKKKKKEEREREKHEKEKDKPKKKNTTAYQVFCKEYRVNINAEQPGLVFGELSKKLAEVWKQLPEKDKLVWKQKAQYLQHKQNKAEATTVKRKSSTDGVKSKGSMKGMGLGAGLVSPNRASVGVSLSPARVPDVDPIDAAAHLQLLGESLSLIGHRLQETEGMVAVSGSLSVLLDSILCALGPLTCLTAQIPQLNGCPRQVLSNTLDNIAYIMPGL